DNA from Cetobacterium sp. ZOR0034:
TATGTTGCAAATGTATATTCCGTTGATGTTTTCCATCCGTTTACATATCCTGTGAAATCAAATTTAAAATCTTTTGGAATAAAACCTATGCTTGTAAATATATCCGCATTTGTTTTGAATGATGCTCCTAATAACCAAATTAAAGGATAAAGCATTGCAATTCCAACTACAGCTAATATTGTGTATCTCATCCCTAACTTCATTGTTGCTATAATTACTCTTTTCTTTGCTCTAGCCAAATTTTCTTTTCTTATCTCTTCTGTTATGCTTCCTGTTGATACATTTTTATTAATATTTTCCATTTTTTACTCCTCCCCACTATCAGAGTAGTGTACCCAATATTTTTGACTTCTAAACGAAAATAGTGTAAACACCATAATTATCATAAATAATATCCACGATATAGCCGATGCATATCCCATTTGATAATAATTAAATGCATTGTCATATATTAATAGTGGTAATAGTTTAGTTGAATTTAGTGGTCCTCCTCCTGTTATTATGTATGGCCCATTAAACTCTTGGAAGGCTTGAATTAATTGCATTATGAAGTTAAAGAATATAACTGGAGAAATCATAGGAATAGTTATGTGGAAGAACATCATCGTTTTTGATGCCCCTTCAATTCTTGCAGATTCATATAACTCTTCTGGAATATTCTTCAATGCAGCTAAGAAAATTACCATTGCTGATCCAAATTGCCAAGCTCTTAAAAGACTAACTGTGAATAGAGCATACTTAGGATCCCCTAACCATGATATTGATTCAAATCCTAGTGATCCTATTATTATATTTATCAATCCTTGATCCGAAAATAGAAATCTCCACAAAACAGCAATTGCCACACTTCCACCTAAAATCGATGGAATATAGTAAGCTGTTCTAAAGAAATTTATCCCTTTTAATTTATAGTTAAGTATATTTGCTATAAATAGTGCAAACGCAAGTTTTATTGGAACTGTTATAAATACATATTTCAATGTATTAGATAAAGTTTTTATAAATAATGGATCATTGAAAAGCTTAATATAGTTTGAAAGCCCTATAAATTTTGGAGCACTTAATAGGTTATAATTAGTGAAACTTAACCATAATGAAGATATAAATGGATAAGCTGTAAATACTAAAAATCCTATTATCCAAGGTGCTATAAATAAATATCCATTCATTTTTTTGCTTCTCATTATTCATCACATCCCTTTATTTTATCTAGGTATAAATATTCACTATATGCCATCAAGAATATTCCACTACCTTTAACATCATCTTTTACAACTGGCTCTGAAAGATAATATTCATAACTTCCATCTCTCTCTTCTCCTCCAAATCCACCTAGTCCTGCAACTAAACATATTCCACCTAATGTCAATTTACCATCATCTTTTTCCTCTAGATACTCTTTGCAAATTCCCTCAAAAGATTTTTTTCCTATTTCAGCATATTTTTCACTGATATACCCTAATCTTGCTCCCTTCATCATAGAATAAGCAATCATTAGACTTCCTGAAGTTTCCAAATAATTTCCTTTTTCAGTTTGCTTATCAACAACCTGATACCACATATCTTTTTCTAAATCTCTATATTGATCTATTCCTCTTATAGCTTCTTTAAATAGAATTTGAAGTCCTCTATATTCATTAAATATTTCTTCTGACATATATTCAAGAGTATCTACCATCGCCATTAAATGCCATCCAATTGCTCTCAACCAGAAATTTTTAGAAAGCCCTGTTTCCGGAACAATCCAACTACATTTTTTTGCAGTATCCCACCCATGATAATGAAGTTTTTTATTTTCATCAAACATATTTTCTCTAACATTTACAAAATGTTTAAATATATCTGAGTAATTTCTTTTTCCATTAAATTCCGTTTCATATCTTATATAAAATGGTTCAACCATATATAATCCATCTAACCAAACTTGATTTTCATATCTTTTTTTGTGCCAAAAATTTCCTTGAGCAACTCTTGGATGATCTAATATCTGATCATGAAGTTTCTCAATAGCCTTTCTATACTTTTCATCTCCTGTAAACTTATAAACATCAAATAAAACTTTCCCCGCATTTATATTATCTATATTAAATTCTGTTTTTTCATAACCTTTTATAACTCCATTTTCCCCAATAAATACATTCAGATAGTTATAAATAAAATCTAAATATTTTTTATTCTCTGTAGCTTTATATAGTAACATTGCCCCCTGTAATAGACATCCGTCTTCATAACACCACTTCCCTTTATAGGGTTCATAGCTTTCTAAATAATCAGCAATGTACTTTTCTGACCTTGATTTTATACAATCCATTATGTTACCTCCCATAATTATTTTACACTAGTATCCTAGTAAACATTTTGAAAAAAGTCAAGACTTTTTTATTTTAAAAAAGGTTTTTTTGTTTTTATATGGAAACTTATGTCTCTTTAATGTAAAACATTCGTTGTAAACAGATTGTTTTTATGTTTATTAATATTTTGCACATTTTAATATTTCTGGTATAATAAATTAGAATATAAAGGAATCTTCCGGAGGTGTGTTTTGAATTTATCAAAAGTTAATCGTCAATTTGGCGAAAATACAAAAAACTTTATATATAGAGTTTTAAAAACAAATATAATGATCCTTAATATAAAACCAGGAACTGGAATTAGTGAATCTGATATTGGTGAAACTCTAGGAGTTAGTCGAACTCCTATAAGAGAATCTGTTGTTAAACTTTCAGAAGAAAGACTTATGGATGTTTATCCTCAAAAAGGATCTTTTGTTTCTTACATAGATTTGAAGCTAGTTGAAGAAGCATTTTTTATGAGAAAAATTGTTGAAAGAGAGGTATTAAAATTAGCTACTCTCAATTTCTCTTCTCAAGCTATTAAAGAGCTCGAAAAAAATCTAAAATTTCAAAATATTATTGCTCAAATCGAAGAGGATCACACAGAACTATTCTTTTTAGATAATGAATTCCACAGAATTATCTATAAAGAGGTGGGAAAAGAAAGAGTTTGGGAAGCTGTTCAATCTTTGAGTACACACTACGATCGTGTTAGATTTTTAGATGCGATTGAAAAAACAAATCTTGTTCCTACGCTTGACCAACATAAAGAGATTATCAATATTATTAAAAATGGTGAAACTGATAAAGTTGATGCTATGATTGATAAACATCTCTCAAACTTTAAAAATAAAATTGGATATCTTATAGAAAAATATCCAGATTATTTTCTAAAAAATTAAAAAAATCCGCAAATTAAGCGGATTTTTTTATATCTTTTTCTTCCAATCAACTTTTCTATAAAGAAGAAACGCAAATATCAATGCAAATAAATTACTAAATAACATTGAATACCAAATTGAGAATTCATTTAATTTTAAAACTCTTTCAAAAAGTAAAATAAATGGAACTCTAAATAACCAAACTCTTCCAAAATGTGCATACATTCCAAATTTTGTGTGCCCAGTACCCTGAAATACAGCTGCTATCGATTGAAATATTGCCCACGGAATAACACTCACTAGCATTATTTTAAGATAATTCATGGAGTGTCTTTTTATCTCCAAATCTCCTGTAAAAATATCTATCACCGGATTTAAAATTAAAAATAATATAATTATCGACACTGAACCTATCACCAAGCCTAAAATTATCCCTGCCTTTAAAACCGTTTTAGCCTTTCTTATATCACCAGCTCCAACATTCTGTCCAACTAAAATTGCAACTGCAGTTCCTATACCATTGATTAAAACATATACAATATTATTTATTCTATTTCCAACTCCGTATGCCGCTAAAACCTCAGTTCCATATTTAACAACAAATATATTTATAATTATAAAACTTAATGAATTTGTTATAGTTGTTAAGGAAGAGGGAACTCCTAATTTTACAATCCTAAAAAATATGTCTCTTTGAATTTTAAAAAATATTTTTCGAATCTCTTTTTTATAATTCAATTCATAAATACAATATAAACCTAATAATACATTTGCTATAAGAGTAGCTATTCCTATTCCATATAAACCCATTTTTAATCTGTTTACAAAAATGGAGTTTAAAATTATATTTACAATTGTTGATGCTGCTACTAGATATAGTGGGTAAATACTTTTTCCTTTTGAATTTTTTATGGTTATATAGGTTGAAATTATAAATGTAAAAGGGATAGTCAAGAATATAAATCTGATATAAATTCCACTTTTTTCTAATAATTCCCCTTCTGCTCCTGACACTCTTAAAATTTGATTACAAAATATAAAAGATAAAATCATTATTATTATTGAGACAGCTATATTTATACTTAATAATTGGCTATTGATTTTGATAACATCTTTTTTTCTTCCTTTTCCAACCAATTGACTTATGATTATTCCTCCACCTATCGCAAATCCACTTCCAGCTC
Protein-coding regions in this window:
- a CDS encoding carbohydrate ABC transporter permease, coding for MRSKKMNGYLFIAPWIIGFLVFTAYPFISSLWLSFTNYNLLSAPKFIGLSNYIKLFNDPLFIKTLSNTLKYVFITVPIKLAFALFIANILNYKLKGINFFRTAYYIPSILGGSVAIAVLWRFLFSDQGLINIIIGSLGFESISWLGDPKYALFTVSLLRAWQFGSAMVIFLAALKNIPEELYESARIEGASKTMMFFHITIPMISPVIFFNFIMQLIQAFQEFNGPYIITGGGPLNSTKLLPLLIYDNAFNYYQMGYASAISWILFMIIMVFTLFSFRSQKYWVHYSDSGEE
- a CDS encoding glycoside hydrolase family 105 protein; its protein translation is MDCIKSRSEKYIADYLESYEPYKGKWCYEDGCLLQGAMLLYKATENKKYLDFIYNYLNVFIGENGVIKGYEKTEFNIDNINAGKVLFDVYKFTGDEKYRKAIEKLHDQILDHPRVAQGNFWHKKRYENQVWLDGLYMVEPFYIRYETEFNGKRNYSDIFKHFVNVRENMFDENKKLHYHGWDTAKKCSWIVPETGLSKNFWLRAIGWHLMAMVDTLEYMSEEIFNEYRGLQILFKEAIRGIDQYRDLEKDMWYQVVDKQTEKGNYLETSGSLMIAYSMMKGARLGYISEKYAEIGKKSFEGICKEYLEEKDDGKLTLGGICLVAGLGGFGGEERDGSYEYYLSEPVVKDDVKGSGIFLMAYSEYLYLDKIKGCDE
- a CDS encoding MATE family efflux transporter — protein: MSEEVMRVYKVRWSDYKKLFFLAGPIILSNFLQNLYNLADSYYMGKIGGVELATSSFTSPITQMIIGAGSGFAIGGGIIISQLVGKGRKKDVIKINSQLLSINIAVSIIIMILSFIFCNQILRVSGAEGELLEKSGIYIRFIFLTIPFTFIISTYITIKNSKGKSIYPLYLVAASTIVNIILNSIFVNRLKMGLYGIGIATLIANVLLGLYCIYELNYKKEIRKIFFKIQRDIFFRIVKLGVPSSLTTITNSLSFIIINIFVVKYGTEVLAAYGVGNRINNIVYVLINGIGTAVAILVGQNVGAGDIRKAKTVLKAGIILGLVIGSVSIIILFLILNPVIDIFTGDLEIKRHSMNYLKIMLVSVIPWAIFQSIAAVFQGTGHTKFGMYAHFGRVWLFRVPFILLFERVLKLNEFSIWYSMLFSNLFALIFAFLLYRKVDWKKKI
- a CDS encoding GntR family transcriptional regulator, whose protein sequence is MNLSKVNRQFGENTKNFIYRVLKTNIMILNIKPGTGISESDIGETLGVSRTPIRESVVKLSEERLMDVYPQKGSFVSYIDLKLVEEAFFMRKIVEREVLKLATLNFSSQAIKELEKNLKFQNIIAQIEEDHTELFFLDNEFHRIIYKEVGKERVWEAVQSLSTHYDRVRFLDAIEKTNLVPTLDQHKEIINIIKNGETDKVDAMIDKHLSNFKNKIGYLIEKYPDYFLKN